CGGCTTCCAGCTCACCCCCAAAAAACAGGTCAGCAATCGCCTTCTCCAGTTCATCAATTCCTTGTTCATGCAACAGGGATGTCCCCACGACCGGCCGGCCGGCCGCCAGCTCCTTGACCCGCTCCATATCGATCCGCCGGGGCAAATCGGTTTTATTCACAATGACGATGGCGTCCATTCCCTCGATCATGGCAAACAGCCGCTCGTCCTCTTCCGTCAGCGGTTCATGATAATTCAAAACGAGCAAAATTAAGTCGGCCCGCTTCAACATTTGCTGCGAGCGCTCGACGCCGATCCGTTCGACGACATCTTCGGTTTCGCGGATGCCAGCCGTATCGATCAAGCGAAGCGGTACGCCCCGGACGTTGACATATTCCTCGATGACGTCGCGCGTCGTCCCCGGAATATCGGTGACGATCGCCCGATTTTCATGGGCGAGCGCATTCAAAAGCGACGATTTGCCGACGTTCGGCCGCCCGATGATGACCGTTGCCAGCCCTTCGCGCAATATTTTTCCTTGCGCGGCGGTCGACAGCAGCTTTTCAATTTGCCCGCGCACATATTCCGCCTTTTCCCGCAAAAGGCGCGGCGTCATTTCTTCGACATCATCGTATTCCGGATAATCGATATTGACTTCAACATGTGCCAGCGTCTCCAAAATCGTCTGCCGCAACTCGCGAATCAATTTTGACAGGCGCCCTTCCATTTGCTGTAGGGCGACGTTCATCGCCCGGTCGGTTTTGGCGCGGATCAGGTCGATGACTGCCTCAGCTTGAGATAAATCGATGCGCCCATTTAAAAACGCCCGCTTCGTAAACTCCCCCGGCTCGGCGAGCCGCGCCCCGTTTGCCAGCACGAGCTGCAGCACCCGATTGACGGAAACAAACCCGCCATGGCAGTTGATCTCGACCACGTCCTCGCGCGTAAACGTCTTCGGTGCGCGCATAACTGATACCATTACTTCTTCAACGACCCGTCCGCTTTTCGGATCGATGATATGCCCGTAGTGGATCGTGTGTGATGGAACGTCTTTGAGCCGCTTTCCGCTCGGGCTGCGGAAAAGCCGGTCAGCGATCTCAACCGCTTGATCTCCGCTCAACCGAACG
Above is a window of Geobacillus thermoleovorans DNA encoding:
- the mnmE gene encoding tRNA uridine-5-carboxymethylaminomethyl(34) synthesis GTPase MnmE gives rise to the protein MTEFDTIAAISTPMGEGAIAIVRLSGDQAVEIADRLFRSPSGKRLKDVPSHTIHYGHIIDPKSGRVVEEVMVSVMRAPKTFTREDVVEINCHGGFVSVNRVLQLVLANGARLAEPGEFTKRAFLNGRIDLSQAEAVIDLIRAKTDRAMNVALQQMEGRLSKLIRELRQTILETLAHVEVNIDYPEYDDVEEMTPRLLREKAEYVRGQIEKLLSTAAQGKILREGLATVIIGRPNVGKSSLLNALAHENRAIVTDIPGTTRDVIEEYVNVRGVPLRLIDTAGIRETEDVVERIGVERSQQMLKRADLILLVLNYHEPLTEEDERLFAMIEGMDAIVIVNKTDLPRRIDMERVKELAAGRPVVGTSLLHEQGIDELEKAIADLFFGGELEAGDLTYVSNSRHIALLEQAKTAIEDALAGIDAGMPVDLVQIDLRRAWELLGEIIGDTVHESLIDQLFAQFCLGK